One window of the Sphaerochaeta associata genome contains the following:
- a CDS encoding sensor histidine kinase, with product MNAKRTRWMIVDAREPFIVITSLAFAFIVLIALVIFLTTAILEREQLRMQSEAERAFNSVFLALQDSTTKALKTMQDENISGIGVYSSMGRKVLSLGNVPMTIPLARFSTSLDALNKSNPNTGIATYNRETGMIEYIRFSRLTILLDTGELTLTESGLLPTPIDFPDVLYLHFDGQRYHHRLVVIMVIGIISTFTLISLFLLVLSIYRNNRRYRDALAKQESLVNLGQAARTLTHEIKNPLSAITIQLALLKKTLPKQHTNDLILIEQEVQRLTQLTNKVSDFLRNPVGTPVSVDLTELFTSLIKCFDKPIRFFSEQRVQIVIDSDRARSVFENLLKNAVESTTDHDPEVEVRITTDKKNFVHIFVMDRGEGIRLGDAKKIFDPFFTTKIHGSGIGLSISRQFVKARGGNIRLYGREGGGTVAEVILPRSLHPVKLVEKDEK from the coding sequence TTGAACGCTAAACGAACTCGATGGATGATTGTGGATGCAAGGGAGCCCTTCATTGTCATAACCAGCCTTGCATTCGCTTTCATCGTACTCATAGCACTCGTTATTTTCTTGACCACAGCCATTCTGGAACGCGAGCAGCTTCGGATGCAAAGCGAGGCCGAACGGGCCTTCAATTCCGTGTTCCTTGCGTTGCAGGACAGTACAACAAAAGCTTTGAAAACCATGCAGGACGAGAATATCTCCGGTATCGGTGTGTATAGTTCGATGGGACGCAAGGTGCTCAGTCTTGGTAATGTTCCCATGACCATCCCCCTTGCCCGCTTCTCCACCTCTCTTGATGCCCTGAACAAGAGTAATCCCAATACGGGAATTGCAACGTACAACCGGGAAACCGGGATGATCGAGTACATCCGGTTCAGTCGCCTCACCATTCTCCTCGATACCGGGGAGCTGACCCTTACCGAGAGCGGGCTGTTGCCCACTCCCATCGATTTCCCCGATGTCCTGTACCTCCATTTCGATGGACAGCGTTATCACCACCGCCTCGTGGTGATCATGGTCATCGGCATCATCTCCACCTTCACCCTCATCAGCCTGTTTCTGTTGGTGCTCAGCATCTATCGCAACAACCGCAGGTATCGCGATGCATTGGCCAAACAGGAGAGTCTGGTCAATCTCGGGCAGGCTGCCCGAACCTTGACCCACGAGATCAAGAATCCACTCAGTGCCATCACGATTCAACTGGCTTTGCTGAAGAAGACACTTCCCAAGCAGCATACCAATGACTTGATTCTGATTGAGCAGGAGGTTCAGCGTCTCACCCAGCTAACCAACAAAGTCAGTGACTTCTTACGCAACCCGGTTGGCACACCGGTCTCTGTGGACCTGACGGAGCTGTTCACCTCCCTGATCAAGTGTTTTGACAAGCCGATACGGTTCTTCAGCGAGCAGAGGGTTCAGATTGTCATAGACAGCGACCGGGCTCGATCGGTTTTTGAAAACCTGCTCAAGAATGCAGTGGAAAGCACAACTGATCATGATCCCGAGGTGGAAGTGCGCATTACCACCGATAAGAAGAATTTTGTACATATTTTTGTCATGGACAGGGGGGAGGGAATCCGCCTTGGTGACGCGAAAAAGATATTCGACCCTTTCTTTACCACGAAAATACATGGCTCGGGCATCGGCCTATCCATCAGTCGGCAATTTGTAAAAGCCCGGGGCGGAAATATTCGTTTGTATGGACGTGAAGGAGGCGGGACGGTGGCGGAGGTCATTCTCCCGCGGTCCCTCCATCCGGTGAAACTGGTTGAAAAGGATGAGAAATGA
- a CDS encoding efflux RND transporter periplasmic adaptor subunit — protein MHDTSNELNTEHQVRNQLRKKLRKQRVKRLITTFIILALIVFGLYVYTFYKENNRFPWAQEKEQVSAVKEVEAKVYENVFSTTIDLSGYVEPIEIQKVILRAAGAVTDVYVKEGDRVQKGDVLIALDNTSQLYEVANLQAELERIQLTGSQRELELTELRLKSAMNRLDYTKAIANFDGVVAEVNVSVGDYFDAGSSAMTIIDRSRLKATVEIDEIDMQYVQLGQKAVLYFDSYSESSIDAEVSYIPMLGRYTNQGIGVMDVELTIANPPASVAPGYTFEGSITSEGETKLVLLPQSAVTTTRGSSTVTKKLADGSTVRVPVTVKYLGEGISQLLNGDLKVGDTVVIRRTDTSAGAFAAMGGPAVRMF, from the coding sequence ATGCACGATACTTCGAACGAACTCAATACCGAACACCAAGTAAGAAATCAACTACGCAAGAAGCTGCGCAAGCAACGGGTCAAGCGTCTCATCACCACCTTTATAATTCTTGCCCTTATTGTCTTCGGGCTATACGTCTACACCTTTTACAAAGAGAACAATCGATTTCCATGGGCTCAGGAGAAAGAGCAGGTATCGGCTGTGAAGGAAGTGGAAGCGAAGGTGTACGAGAATGTATTTTCCACCACCATCGACTTGTCCGGGTATGTGGAGCCTATTGAAATCCAGAAGGTCATCCTTCGAGCGGCCGGTGCTGTCACCGATGTCTACGTCAAGGAAGGCGACCGGGTGCAGAAGGGGGACGTTCTGATCGCCTTGGACAACACCAGCCAGTTGTATGAGGTTGCCAATTTGCAGGCGGAATTGGAACGAATCCAACTTACCGGAAGTCAACGGGAGTTGGAGCTGACCGAGCTTCGGCTGAAATCGGCAATGAACCGTCTCGATTATACCAAGGCAATCGCCAACTTCGACGGAGTGGTTGCCGAAGTAAACGTGAGTGTCGGTGACTATTTTGACGCAGGATCATCGGCGATGACAATCATTGACCGCTCACGGTTGAAGGCGACAGTGGAAATCGATGAGATTGACATGCAATACGTACAGCTCGGCCAGAAGGCCGTACTCTATTTTGACTCGTATTCAGAGTCTTCAATCGATGCAGAAGTATCCTATATTCCCATGCTCGGCCGGTACACCAACCAAGGCATCGGAGTCATGGATGTCGAGCTGACCATCGCCAATCCCCCGGCCTCCGTCGCTCCAGGCTATACATTTGAAGGTTCGATCACCAGCGAGGGTGAAACAAAGCTTGTACTGCTTCCTCAATCGGCGGTGACAACCACAAGAGGCAGCAGCACCGTAACCAAGAAGCTTGCCGATGGAAGCACCGTCAGGGTTCCTGTGACTGTCAAATATTTGGGTGAAGGCATCAGCCAACTTCTCAATGGCGATTTGAAAGTAGGAGATACAGTTGTCATCAGGCGTACCGACACCTCCGCCGGAGCCTTTGCCGCCATGGGCGGCCCTGCAGTGAGGATGTTCTAA
- a CDS encoding ABC transporter permease encodes MLFENIKLAFSAMRGSKMRTALSLLGIVIGVASVVAILTIGQSASQSITESIAVGGLDMITIYPSYGQRTTGTFTEEFSDMLIRDVEGLQTVLPQNNSSARVRYGKESMNASVSGVLSDYGNVLNLEYAEGSFFSDMDNINRRQVVVLGSSVAETLFSEQEALGQYVSLFRNQAKSYLVVGVLEAKDATFNLSYDNTVFIPYNTYGQRFLRTSGVGAYVIKVMDGYDTIEVSDRVTEYLDDIVGTDGYNLFSPASLAEMANQITGTFSAFLAAIAAISLLVGGIGIMNIMLVSVAERTKEIGIRKALGASPSVIRGQFIVEALTLTILGGLLGVALGSLLSYAVTNLMDWSLHLSYASFILAMGFSMFVGVFFGWYPAMKASRLDPIDALNYE; translated from the coding sequence ATGCTGTTTGAAAACATAAAACTTGCATTCAGTGCCATGCGCGGCAGCAAGATGAGGACGGCCCTGTCCCTGTTGGGTATTGTCATCGGGGTTGCTTCGGTGGTCGCGATACTCACCATCGGGCAAAGTGCCTCACAGAGCATCACCGAGAGCATTGCCGTCGGCGGCTTGGACATGATCACCATTTATCCATCCTATGGACAACGTACTACCGGAACCTTTACCGAGGAGTTTTCCGATATGCTCATTCGCGACGTTGAGGGGCTGCAGACGGTGTTGCCGCAGAACAACAGCAGCGCTCGTGTCCGCTATGGCAAGGAGTCCATGAACGCATCAGTATCAGGAGTTCTTTCCGACTATGGCAATGTATTGAACCTTGAATACGCAGAAGGCTCCTTCTTCAGTGATATGGACAACATCAACCGCCGTCAGGTGGTGGTGCTGGGTTCGTCGGTTGCAGAGACCTTGTTCTCTGAGCAGGAAGCACTAGGTCAATATGTGAGCTTGTTCCGAAACCAGGCGAAAAGCTACTTGGTTGTCGGTGTTCTTGAAGCCAAGGATGCCACCTTCAACCTTTCGTACGACAATACCGTCTTCATACCCTACAACACCTATGGCCAGCGATTCCTCAGAACCAGTGGGGTAGGCGCGTACGTGATAAAGGTAATGGATGGATATGATACCATCGAGGTCTCCGACCGGGTTACCGAGTACTTGGACGATATCGTCGGTACCGATGGCTACAATCTCTTCAGTCCGGCCTCGCTGGCCGAGATGGCCAATCAGATTACAGGAACCTTCAGTGCATTCCTTGCAGCCATCGCCGCGATCAGCTTGTTGGTGGGTGGCATCGGCATCATGAATATAATGCTCGTTTCCGTAGCAGAGAGAACCAAGGAAATCGGCATCCGCAAGGCCCTTGGTGCAAGTCCCAGCGTAATCCGTGGACAGTTTATTGTAGAGGCTCTCACCTTGACGATTCTCGGCGGCCTGCTTGGTGTTGCCTTGGGTTCGCTGCTCAGTTATGCGGTGACCAACCTGATGGATTGGTCGTTGCATTTATCCTACGCCTCGTTCATACTTGCAATGGGCTTTTCCATGTTTGTCGGTGTCTTTTTCGGGTGGTATCCAGCGATGAAAGCCTCCCGTCTCGATCCGATTGATGCCCTCAATTATGAATAG
- a CDS encoding ABC transporter ATP-binding protein translates to MVESVIRLQDVRRYYVMGEFVVKALDGVTVDIKRGEFTSIMGPSGSGKSTMMNLIGCLDTPTSGLIDIDGENTAGLNETELAYIRNRKVGFVFQQFNLLGKLTALDNVIVPLLYGGMSVRERKQKAMDALERVGLSDRLYHRPNELSGGQKQRVAIARALVNNPTILLADEPTGALDTKTGNQIMELFEELNSEGRTVIFVTHDRELGMRCHRQIRIRDGRLEEQHAV, encoded by the coding sequence ATGGTTGAGAGTGTAATACGGCTGCAGGATGTCAGGCGTTACTATGTCATGGGGGAGTTCGTAGTCAAAGCCCTTGACGGGGTGACGGTAGACATCAAGCGCGGTGAGTTCACCTCGATCATGGGACCCTCGGGAAGCGGCAAATCGACGATGATGAACCTCATCGGATGCCTTGACACCCCGACCAGTGGCCTGATCGACATCGACGGTGAGAATACCGCCGGTCTCAACGAAACCGAACTTGCCTACATCAGGAACCGAAAAGTCGGCTTTGTCTTCCAGCAGTTCAACCTGTTGGGCAAGCTGACAGCCTTGGATAATGTCATCGTTCCCTTGCTGTACGGCGGAATGTCGGTGCGTGAGCGTAAACAAAAAGCAATGGATGCCTTGGAGCGGGTAGGACTGTCCGACCGCCTGTACCATCGACCGAATGAACTTTCCGGAGGCCAGAAGCAGCGGGTGGCCATCGCCCGGGCCCTGGTGAACAACCCGACGATTCTTTTGGCGGATGAGCCGACCGGAGCGTTGGATACCAAGACCGGGAACCAGATCATGGAGCTCTTTGAGGAGTTGAACAGCGAAGGTCGTACTGTGATTTTTGTCACCCATGACCGTGAATTGGGCATGCGTTGCCATCGGCAGATCCGTATCAGGGACGGAAGGTTGGAGGAGCAACATGCTGTTTGA